A genomic segment from Cryptosporangium phraense encodes:
- a CDS encoding serine hydrolase has protein sequence MRRTTVVAALLVGAVLFGSVVTGCQDDAGARPGSRPAVASAPVVPDGSVGPSGPAVPETTGPAQDSERSAWLGRRLRRIVDAQRFDDVVNAKTGAPPPAVPNVDAAVIELDDAGRPVAAANTLLSQDYPHGVAVPVSQNWSAPGVDWTHWSNDVWAAHGRTDPLIPARASKPLEFMAPYPASVFKLMVAFGIGRLADRGGVRFDETYDYRPRKATCPGGRQPGTHEVSWWLDAMLTYSDNGATCALLMLLHERGGVTPTNAELRDLGLTTLQIRGTDGADGGGWSFEGLTMTALDTARLLLLFTDAPGILWRTPTGEPVTTRTLSRSSRHTIRGRLAEQGLNQALSTANWCGQSYPAPGIPQRVPSRWIDTSTGIVSVAGRVWSGDVRGCAGDAQVEFDHKTGLVESAGADAGIVTALPGRRPRHYVVAVFSNLGCRYADHVGAHGGVCRYTEKLATLGAAIDRLMIEARSR, from the coding sequence ACCGGCTGCCAGGACGACGCGGGCGCGCGGCCCGGGTCCCGTCCGGCGGTGGCGAGCGCGCCGGTCGTCCCGGACGGGTCGGTGGGGCCGAGCGGGCCCGCGGTTCCCGAGACGACCGGCCCGGCCCAGGACTCCGAGCGCTCCGCCTGGCTGGGCCGCCGCCTGCGGAGGATCGTCGACGCGCAGCGGTTCGACGACGTGGTGAACGCGAAGACCGGCGCCCCACCCCCCGCGGTGCCGAACGTCGACGCGGCGGTGATCGAGCTCGACGACGCCGGGCGGCCGGTCGCGGCCGCGAACACGCTGCTCTCGCAGGACTACCCGCACGGTGTCGCGGTGCCGGTGTCGCAGAACTGGTCCGCGCCCGGGGTCGACTGGACCCACTGGAGCAACGACGTCTGGGCCGCGCACGGACGGACCGACCCGCTGATCCCGGCCCGGGCGTCCAAGCCGCTGGAGTTCATGGCGCCGTACCCGGCGTCGGTGTTCAAGCTGATGGTCGCGTTCGGAATCGGCCGGCTGGCCGACCGGGGCGGCGTCCGGTTCGACGAGACCTACGACTACCGGCCGCGCAAGGCGACCTGCCCGGGCGGACGGCAGCCGGGCACGCACGAGGTGTCGTGGTGGCTCGACGCGATGCTGACGTACTCCGACAACGGGGCCACCTGCGCGCTGCTCATGCTGCTGCACGAGCGGGGCGGCGTCACCCCGACGAACGCCGAGCTGCGCGACCTCGGGCTGACGACGCTGCAGATCCGCGGCACCGACGGCGCCGACGGCGGCGGCTGGTCGTTCGAGGGCCTGACGATGACCGCGCTCGACACCGCGCGCCTCCTGCTGCTGTTCACCGACGCCCCCGGAATTCTCTGGCGCACGCCCACCGGCGAACCGGTCACGACGAGAACGCTCAGCCGGAGCTCCCGGCACACGATCCGCGGCCGCCTGGCCGAGCAGGGGCTCAACCAGGCGCTGTCCACCGCCAACTGGTGCGGGCAGAGCTATCCGGCCCCGGGCATCCCGCAGCGGGTGCCGAGCCGCTGGATCGACACCTCGACCGGCATCGTGTCGGTCGCCGGCCGGGTCTGGAGCGGCGACGTCCGGGGCTGCGCCGGCGACGCCCAGGTGGAGTTCGACCACAAGACCGGCCTGGTCGAGAGCGCGGGCGCCGACGCGGGCATCGTCACCGCGCTGCCGGGCCGGCGGCCGAGGCACTACGTCGTCGCGGTCTTCTCCAACCTGGGCTGCCGGTACGCCGACCACGTCGGCGCCCACGGCGGCGTCTGCCGCTACACCGAGAAGCTCGCCACGCTCGGCGCGGCGATCGACCGCCTCATGATCGAGGCCCGGTCGCGGTAG
- a CDS encoding glycoside hydrolase family 127 protein: MSDTTLLAAAGPAAPTIGALRPLGLRATTLHPDGLLGAWQHRNSTASLPHCLDQLEAAGNVGNLRRVTTGAGEFRGMWFADSDVYKTLEAVAWEIGRGTGSVEVLDDFTTLLEQAQDADGYLNSYFQTDHRDEQWAALVWSHELYCAGHLIQAAVAASRAGVGDRLLAVARRFADLLVARFSVEDGVCGHPEIETALVELYRETEHRPYLDLAARFVELRGRGLLGDEPRFGRHYYQDHLPVREADEVTGHAVRQLYLLAGVVDVAVETGDAGLLDAAARLWESAFGTKTYLTGAHGSRHRDEAFGDPYELPPDRAYAETCAAIASFSWNWRMLLATGGHRYADELERVLYNGIAGSTARDGTHFFYSNPLQLRTGHEGSHEDAPSERLSWYSCACCPPNLARLVASLQSYVATTTDAGVQVHLYAAGRVETPFGVVDVATDYPWDGRVTLTVTPSSPGTEWTLDLRIPGWCTSATLDGSPVAGDYASVTRAWQPGEQVVLSLPMEPRVTSAHPRVDAVRGCVALLRGPLVYCLEQADLDVRREDVRLEDVRLDDGAPIEAEPRDGAIPVVLTAHGAVASSEGAPLYGGGPSGERAPVTLTAIPYFLWANREPGAMRVWIPTATGPRS; this comes from the coding sequence ATGTCCGACACGACTCTTCTCGCCGCGGCCGGACCGGCCGCCCCCACCATCGGCGCGCTGCGACCGCTCGGCCTGCGCGCGACGACGTTGCACCCGGACGGGCTGCTCGGGGCCTGGCAGCACCGCAACTCCACCGCGTCGCTGCCGCACTGCCTGGACCAGCTCGAAGCGGCCGGGAACGTCGGCAACCTGCGCCGGGTGACCACCGGAGCGGGCGAGTTCCGCGGGATGTGGTTCGCCGACTCCGACGTCTACAAGACGCTCGAGGCGGTGGCCTGGGAGATCGGTCGGGGCACGGGTTCGGTCGAGGTGCTCGACGACTTCACGACGCTCCTGGAGCAGGCCCAGGACGCCGACGGCTACCTGAACTCGTACTTCCAGACCGACCACCGCGACGAGCAGTGGGCCGCGCTGGTCTGGAGCCACGAGCTGTACTGCGCCGGGCACCTGATCCAGGCCGCGGTGGCCGCGTCCCGGGCCGGGGTGGGCGATCGGTTGCTGGCCGTCGCCCGCCGGTTCGCCGACCTGCTCGTCGCGCGGTTCAGCGTCGAGGACGGCGTGTGCGGGCACCCGGAGATCGAGACCGCGCTGGTCGAGCTGTACCGGGAGACCGAGCACCGGCCCTATCTGGACCTGGCCGCCCGGTTCGTCGAGCTGCGCGGCCGCGGGCTGCTCGGTGACGAGCCGCGGTTCGGGCGGCACTACTACCAGGACCATCTCCCGGTCCGGGAGGCCGACGAGGTGACCGGCCACGCGGTCCGGCAGCTCTACCTGCTGGCCGGCGTCGTCGACGTGGCCGTCGAGACCGGCGACGCCGGGCTGCTGGACGCCGCCGCCCGGCTCTGGGAGTCGGCGTTCGGCACCAAGACGTACCTGACCGGCGCACACGGCTCCCGGCACCGGGACGAGGCGTTCGGCGACCCGTACGAGCTGCCGCCCGACCGCGCCTACGCCGAGACCTGCGCGGCGATCGCCAGCTTCTCCTGGAACTGGCGGATGCTGCTGGCCACCGGCGGCCACCGCTACGCCGACGAGCTGGAACGCGTCCTCTACAACGGGATCGCGGGCTCGACCGCCCGGGACGGCACGCACTTCTTCTACTCCAACCCGCTCCAGCTGCGCACCGGGCACGAGGGCTCGCACGAGGACGCCCCGTCGGAGCGGCTGTCCTGGTACTCGTGCGCATGCTGCCCGCCCAACCTGGCCCGGCTCGTCGCGTCGCTGCAGAGCTACGTCGCGACGACGACGGACGCCGGGGTGCAGGTGCACCTGTACGCGGCGGGCCGCGTCGAGACGCCGTTCGGGGTGGTGGACGTCGCGACCGACTACCCGTGGGACGGCCGGGTGACGCTGACCGTCACGCCGTCGTCGCCGGGCACGGAATGGACGCTCGACCTGCGGATCCCGGGCTGGTGCACGTCGGCCACGCTGGACGGTTCGCCGGTCGCGGGCGACTACGCGTCGGTGACGCGGGCCTGGCAGCCGGGCGAGCAGGTCGTGCTCTCGCTGCCGATGGAGCCGCGGGTGACGTCCGCGCATCCGCGGGTCGACGCGGTCCGGGGCTGCGTCGCGCTGCTCCGCGGGCCGCTGGTCTACTGCCTCGAACAGGCCGATCTCGACGTCCGGCGGGAAGACGTCCGCCTGGAAGACGTCCGCCTGGACGACGGAGCGCCGATCGAGGCGGAGCCGAGGGACGGCGCGATCCCGGTCGTGCTGACCGCGCACGGGGCGGTGGCGTCGTCCGAGGGCGCACCGCTCTACGGGGGCGGGCCGTCCGGCGAGCGGGCGCCGGTCACGCTGACCGCGATTCCCTACTTCCTGTGGGCCAACCGGGAGCCCGGCGCCATGCGGGTGTGGATCCCTACCGCGACCGGGCCTCGATCATGA